The Celeribacter marinus genome window below encodes:
- a CDS encoding ATP-dependent helicase, whose product MSSFSEDDAFEAAAPPANRPSLSQMAMGARPTPYLEGLNPAQREAVEAMDGPVLMLAGAGTGKTKALTCRIAHLLNTGRARPNEILAVTFTNKAAREMKDRVGAHMGQSVDGVRWLGTFHAICVKQLRRHAELVGLKSNFTILDTDDQIRLLKQLIRAAGMDDKRWPARQLAGLIDGWKNKALTPAKLGAADEAAFDDRGKALYAQYQHRLKELNACDFGDLLLHMVTIFQNHPDLLEQYQRWYKYILVDEYQDTNVAQYMWLRLLAQGHRNICCVGDDDQSIYGWRGAEVGNILRFEKDFPGATVVRLEQNYRSTPHILAAASSVIAANSGRLGKDLWTAEQDGEKVRLIGHWDGEEEARWVGEEIEAMHSGTRARLRKFSLDDQAILVRASHQMRAFEDRFLTIGLPYRVIGGPRFYERLEIRDAMAYFRVVISPEDDLAFERIINVPKRGVGDKAMTDIQVTARTNGVSLKEGARIAAQDGLLKGKAKSGVAQLIAQLDLWRYLYSNRGNEDVISDYDAEISELASKLGVVEAELALMTSKGMNVKEDCAELLLLAEQLKSQIKVLQSYVEYLRSDNDVVLAEIILDESGYTTMWQNDKNPDSPGRLENLKELVKALDAFDNLGGFLEHVALIMDNSNEEHGEKVTIMTLHGAKGLEFPVVFLPGWEEGLFPSQRSMDESGQQGLEEERRLAYVGITRAEEVCTISFAGNRRVYGQWQSQLPSRFIDELPQDHVDILTPPGLYGGGYGAAQSGGFSSEASGAGMSAAFETRVEKADVYNSPGWKRLQQRSQRSGAATNVRSGKGGHMTIDAKAALVFTVGDRVFHQKFGYGQVLEIEGDKLAIDFDHSGEKKLVASFVTPAEKAGDVPF is encoded by the coding sequence ATGAGCAGTTTCAGTGAAGATGATGCCTTTGAGGCCGCAGCCCCACCCGCGAACCGACCCTCTTTGAGCCAAATGGCGATGGGGGCGCGGCCAACGCCGTATCTTGAGGGATTGAACCCCGCACAGCGCGAGGCCGTCGAGGCGATGGATGGGCCCGTCTTGATGCTTGCGGGCGCGGGCACGGGCAAAACCAAAGCGCTGACCTGTCGCATTGCGCATCTGCTCAACACGGGGCGCGCGCGTCCCAACGAAATCCTCGCCGTCACCTTTACCAATAAGGCGGCCCGCGAGATGAAGGACCGCGTGGGCGCGCACATGGGGCAATCTGTTGACGGGGTGCGTTGGCTCGGTACGTTTCACGCGATCTGCGTTAAACAGTTGCGCCGCCACGCCGAATTGGTCGGCCTAAAAAGCAATTTCACGATTTTGGACACTGACGATCAAATCCGTCTGCTCAAACAGTTGATCCGTGCCGCAGGGATGGACGACAAACGGTGGCCTGCGCGTCAGCTTGCGGGATTGATCGACGGGTGGAAGAACAAGGCGCTAACGCCCGCCAAATTAGGCGCGGCGGATGAGGCGGCATTCGATGATCGGGGTAAGGCGCTTTATGCGCAGTACCAGCACCGTCTCAAAGAGTTGAACGCTTGCGATTTTGGCGATTTGTTGCTGCATATGGTCACGATTTTTCAAAATCATCCCGACCTGTTGGAGCAGTATCAGCGGTGGTACAAATATATCCTCGTGGACGAGTATCAGGACACGAACGTGGCACAGTACATGTGGCTACGATTGTTGGCGCAGGGGCATCGCAATATCTGTTGTGTCGGCGATGATGATCAGTCGATCTACGGGTGGCGCGGGGCCGAAGTTGGCAATATCTTGCGGTTTGAAAAGGATTTTCCGGGGGCTACGGTTGTACGCCTAGAGCAAAACTATCGCTCGACCCCCCACATCCTCGCCGCGGCGTCGAGCGTGATTGCCGCCAATTCGGGTCGTTTGGGCAAAGACCTTTGGACGGCTGAGCAAGACGGTGAAAAGGTGCGCTTGATCGGTCATTGGGATGGCGAAGAAGAGGCGCGTTGGGTCGGCGAAGAGATCGAAGCGATGCACAGTGGCACGCGGGCGCGGTTGCGCAAATTCTCTCTCGATGATCAGGCGATTCTTGTGCGGGCCTCACATCAGATGCGGGCGTTTGAAGATCGGTTCTTGACCATCGGATTGCCATACCGTGTGATCGGCGGCCCACGGTTCTACGAGCGCTTGGAAATCCGTGACGCTATGGCCTATTTTCGCGTGGTTATCTCGCCCGAAGATGATCTGGCGTTTGAGCGCATAATCAACGTGCCCAAGCGGGGCGTGGGTGATAAGGCGATGACCGATATTCAGGTCACCGCGCGCACCAACGGCGTCTCGCTCAAAGAGGGCGCGCGGATTGCGGCGCAAGATGGTTTGCTCAAAGGCAAAGCCAAATCGGGCGTGGCGCAGCTGATTGCCCAGTTGGACCTGTGGAGATACCTGTATTCAAATCGGGGGAATGAGGATGTGATTTCCGACTATGACGCTGAGATTTCGGAACTCGCTTCCAAGTTGGGAGTCGTAGAGGCTGAGCTGGCTCTTATGACAAGTAAAGGGATGAATGTTAAGGAAGATTGTGCTGAGTTGCTTCTATTGGCAGAGCAACTCAAATCACAAATCAAAGTACTGCAATCTTATGTAGAGTATTTGAGATCTGATAATGACGTTGTCTTAGCCGAAATCATTCTCGACGAGAGCGGCTACACCACGATGTGGCAAAACGACAAAAACCCAGATTCTCCGGGCCGTCTTGAAAACCTCAAGGAACTCGTCAAGGCTCTGGACGCCTTTGATAACCTTGGTGGATTTCTCGAACACGTTGCCCTGATCATGGACAACAGCAACGAGGAACACGGCGAAAAAGTCACCATCATGACGCTGCACGGCGCCAAGGGGCTTGAGTTTCCCGTGGTGTTTTTACCTGGGTGGGAGGAGGGGTTGTTCCCCTCTCAGCGCTCTATGGACGAAAGTGGTCAACAGGGTCTCGAAGAGGAGCGGCGTCTGGCCTATGTGGGCATAACGCGGGCGGAGGAAGTTTGTACAATTTCGTTTGCGGGCAATCGCCGCGTTTATGGCCAATGGCAAAGCCAACTGCCCTCGCGCTTTATCGATGAACTTCCCCAAGATCACGTTGATATTCTCACCCCGCCCGGCCTGTACGGCGGTGGATATGGCGCGGCGCAATCGGGGGGCTTTTCTAGTGAGGCCTCAGGCGCAGGAATGTCAGCCGCCTTTGAGACCCGCGTCGAAAAGGCAGATGTCTATAATTCCCCAGGGTGGAAGCGCTTGCAACAGCGTAGCCAACGAAGCGGGGCAGCCACCAATGTGCGCTCTGGTAAGGGCGGCCATATGACGATTGATGCGAAAGCGGCGCTGGTCTTTACGGTTGGGGACCGCGTGTTTCACCAAAAGTTCGGCTATGGTCAGGTGTTGGAGATCGAGGGCGACAAGCTTGCGATTGATTTTGACCATTCGGGCGAGAAAAAACTCGTGGCCAGCTTCGTGACGCCTGCTGAAAAGGCTGGCGACGTCCCATTTTGA
- a CDS encoding MarR family winged helix-turn-helix transcriptional regulator yields MDKRDTHANADPRIHRGIPELLDSKGFSHDAIGALLDFDLALFQWRRIGEQGEFKGKVLEGVDEKLDPALLQGLLSVAQIHAGLGRMEPQPPTIGLVADVMAVDPSRASRIVAGLVERGFVVRDVAQEDARKSILTLTPKALEFLRQFSASKWHLMSQLFQEWDADDIEMFARLVRRYVDGLNAVLQSDAP; encoded by the coding sequence ATGGACAAACGCGACACCCACGCCAACGCCGACCCGCGCATTCATCGCGGCATTCCGGAACTTCTTGATAGCAAGGGGTTTTCTCACGATGCTATCGGCGCTCTTTTGGATTTCGACCTCGCCTTGTTTCAATGGCGGCGCATCGGTGAACAGGGTGAGTTCAAGGGCAAAGTGTTGGAGGGCGTCGATGAAAAACTCGATCCCGCGCTTTTGCAGGGGTTGCTCAGTGTCGCGCAAATTCATGCGGGTCTTGGCCGGATGGAGCCGCAGCCCCCGACCATCGGTCTTGTGGCTGATGTGATGGCGGTCGACCCGTCACGCGCCTCGCGCATTGTCGCGGGGCTGGTGGAGCGCGGGTTCGTGGTGCGCGATGTCGCGCAAGAGGATGCCCGAAAATCGATCCTGACATTGACGCCCAAGGCGCTTGAGTTTTTGAGGCAGTTCTCGGCCTCCAAATGGCACCTCATGTCTCAGCTGTTTCAAGAGTGGGACGCGGATGACATCGAAATGTTTGCGCGCCTCGTTCGGCGCTATGTTGATGGGCTGAACGCGGTTTTGCAGTCGGATGCGCCCTAA
- a CDS encoding MDR family MFS transporter, giving the protein MSNDSPTTLTSTSPSPSDTPDASVRLVIGSVAVLMLLAALDQTIVSTALPTIVADLGGLDHLSWVVTAYILASTMVAPLYGKLGDTFGRRNVVFFSVGLFLLGSVLCGMATSMLFLILARALQGLGGGGLFVLALSIIGDVIAPKDRGKIQGVFAGVFGLSSVAGPLLGGWFVDAFSWHWIFYINLPFGLLALAGFAYGFQPTGKRVRAKIDVLGAVTLSLTLACVVLLTSLAGTQFAWSDPQAIGLMALCGAALVAFLFIETRAADPILPLSLFKMNTFWVTSIISFVTGAMMFGALTFIPIYLQLAKGATATASGLQLIPMTFGILGASTIAGRYMTATGKYRRLPIIGLSVASLGLLALTRLSADMPSVQLWAALIAVGAGMGSIFPVVTTAVQNAAPRHLLGTATAAGLMFRQVGGSVAVSAFGALFAARMAAQMNGMEVEGLSSIAELGPKSLAALPADAQTLVAQSVSSALRPVYAIAASLAVVGLLFAFLLDEIPLESRHTPRKPDPA; this is encoded by the coding sequence ATGTCGAATGATTCCCCTACCACTCTAACCTCCACCTCGCCCTCGCCGAGCGATACGCCCGACGCCTCCGTGCGCCTTGTCATCGGATCGGTCGCGGTTTTGATGCTTCTTGCCGCTCTTGACCAAACCATCGTATCCACCGCCCTGCCGACCATTGTGGCGGATTTGGGCGGATTGGATCACCTGTCTTGGGTGGTCACGGCCTATATTTTGGCGTCCACTATGGTGGCGCCACTTTACGGCAAACTTGGCGATACCTTCGGGCGGCGCAATGTGGTGTTTTTCTCGGTCGGACTGTTCCTATTGGGGTCCGTGCTGTGCGGCATGGCCACCTCAATGCTCTTTCTCATCCTCGCCCGCGCCTTACAGGGTTTGGGCGGCGGCGGCCTTTTTGTGTTGGCCCTCTCGATCATTGGCGACGTCATCGCGCCCAAAGATCGCGGTAAAATCCAAGGGGTTTTTGCGGGCGTCTTTGGCCTGTCGTCTGTGGCTGGTCCGCTCTTGGGCGGCTGGTTCGTTGATGCGTTCTCATGGCACTGGATTTTCTACATCAACCTGCCCTTTGGCCTATTGGCACTCGCGGGCTTTGCCTATGGATTTCAGCCAACCGGCAAACGCGTGCGCGCAAAGATCGACGTTTTGGGCGCTGTGACCCTGTCCCTCACCCTTGCATGCGTTGTGCTTTTGACCTCATTGGCCGGCACACAATTTGCATGGTCGGACCCGCAGGCCATTGGCCTTATGGCGCTGTGCGGCGCGGCCCTTGTCGCCTTTCTCTTTATCGAGACGCGCGCAGCGGATCCGATTTTGCCCCTATCTTTGTTCAAGATGAACACATTTTGGGTCACGTCGATCATCTCATTCGTCACGGGCGCCATGATGTTCGGCGCTCTGACGTTCATTCCGATCTACTTGCAACTTGCCAAAGGAGCCACCGCGACCGCCTCAGGGCTTCAACTGATCCCGATGACCTTTGGCATTCTTGGCGCATCGACCATTGCGGGGCGCTACATGACCGCAACAGGCAAATACCGCCGCCTGCCCATCATTGGCCTTTCGGTTGCATCACTCGGCTTGCTTGCGCTCACACGCCTGTCCGCTGACATGCCATCCGTTCAACTTTGGGCGGCTCTCATTGCGGTCGGCGCGGGCATGGGCTCCATTTTCCCCGTGGTCACGACCGCCGTTCAAAACGCGGCCCCCCGTCATCTGCTGGGAACAGCAACCGCCGCAGGATTGATGTTTCGCCAAGTAGGCGGCTCGGTCGCCGTATCCGCCTTTGGTGCCTTGTTTGCCGCTCGCATGGCCGCCCAGATGAACGGTATGGAGGTCGAAGGGCTTAGCTCCATCGCGGAGCTTGGTCCCAAGAGCCTCGCCGCTTTGCCCGCTGACGCCCAAACCTTGGTCGCGCAAAGCGTATCCTCGGCACTGCGCCCCGTTTATGCAATTGCAGCAAGCCTCGCTGTCGTCGGTCTTTTGTTTGCATTCTTGTTGGATGAAATCCCGCTTGAATCGCGCCACACGCCGCGCAAACCTGATCCTGCATAG
- a CDS encoding pyruvate carboxylase → MPDFKKVLIANRGEIAIRIMRAANELGKRTVAIYAEEDKLSLHRFKADEAYKIGEGMGPVAAYLSISEIIRVAKACGADAIHPGYGLLSENPDFVDACTDAGITFIGPKAKTMRELGDKASARKVAMEAGVPVIPATEVLGDDFDAIRKEAEEVGFPLMLKASWGGGGRGMRPVFNAEELEEKVKEGRREAEAAFGNGEGYLEKMIVRARHVEVQILGDSQGNIYHLYERDCSVQRRNQKVVERAPAPYLSETQREEICALGKRICEHVNYECAGTVEFLMDMDDGKFYFIEVNPRVQVEHTITEEVTGIDIVRAQILIAEGKSLTAATGVASQYDVKLDGHAIQCRVTTEDPTNNFIPDYGRITTYRSATGMGIRLDGGTAYSGAVITRYYDSLLTKVTAWARTPEAAIARMDRALREFRIRGVSTNIAFVENLLKHPTFLNNEYTTKFIDETPALFDFKPRRDRATKILTYLADISVNGHPETVGRSQPAAEARKPIAPKAHNAVPPAGTRQLLEAKGPQAVADWMLAQKQLLITDTTMRDGHQSLLATRMRSIDMINAAPAYAANLSQLFSVECWGGATFDVAYRFLQECPWQRLRDIREKMPNIMTQMLLRASNGVGYTNYPDNVVQSFVAQAADTGVDVFRVFDSLNWVENMRVAMDAVLESGKVCEGTICYTGDLLDPTRPKYDLKYYVKMGQDLKAAGAHILGLKDMAGLLKPTQAAMLIKALKDEVGLPIHFHTHDTSGIAGATILAAADAGVDAVDVAMDAFSGGTSQPCLGSIVEATRFSERNTGLDIAAIREMSNYWEAVRHQYSAFESGLEAPASEVYLHEMPGGQFTNLKAQARSLGLEERWHEVAQAYADANQVFGDIVKVTPSSKVVGDMALMMVSQGLTRADVENPKTEVSFPDSVIDMMRGNLGQPPGGFPAAIVQKVLKGEKPNVERPGKHLPPVDLEATRAELCAKFECDEIDNEDLNGYLMYPKVYTDYRARHETYGPVRTLPTQNFFYGMEPGEEISVSIAEGVTLEIRCQAMSEANEEGEVKVFFELNGQPRTVRVADRSVAATKVARPKAALGNAAHVGAPMPGVVATIAVTVGQEVKQGDVLLTIEAMKMETSITAEADGTVKTLHVGPGDQIDAKDLLVEFE, encoded by the coding sequence ATGCCCGACTTCAAAAAGGTCCTGATCGCCAACCGCGGCGAGATCGCTATTCGAATTATGCGCGCGGCCAACGAGCTAGGGAAACGAACCGTGGCGATCTACGCCGAAGAGGACAAACTGTCCTTGCACCGCTTTAAGGCGGACGAAGCCTATAAAATCGGCGAAGGCATGGGACCGGTCGCGGCGTATCTGTCGATCTCCGAAATCATCCGTGTGGCCAAGGCGTGCGGCGCAGATGCGATCCATCCGGGCTACGGGCTTTTGTCCGAAAACCCCGACTTTGTGGACGCCTGTACGGATGCGGGCATCACCTTTATCGGGCCGAAAGCCAAAACCATGCGCGAGTTGGGCGACAAGGCCTCGGCACGCAAGGTCGCGATGGAGGCGGGCGTGCCCGTCATTCCCGCCACCGAAGTGCTTGGCGATGATTTCGACGCCATCCGCAAAGAGGCCGAAGAGGTCGGGTTCCCGTTGATGCTCAAAGCCTCTTGGGGCGGTGGCGGACGCGGCATGCGTCCGGTGTTCAACGCCGAAGAGTTGGAAGAAAAGGTCAAGGAAGGCCGCCGCGAAGCCGAAGCCGCATTTGGCAATGGCGAGGGCTATCTTGAAAAAATGATCGTGCGGGCGCGTCACGTCGAGGTTCAAATTCTCGGCGACAGCCAAGGCAACATCTATCACTTGTACGAACGCGATTGCTCGGTGCAGCGCCGCAACCAGAAAGTGGTCGAACGCGCCCCCGCCCCCTATCTGTCTGAAACCCAACGCGAAGAGATTTGCGCCCTTGGCAAACGCATCTGCGAGCACGTCAACTACGAGTGCGCCGGCACGGTCGAGTTCTTGATGGATATGGATGACGGCAAGTTCTACTTCATCGAAGTGAACCCGCGCGTCCAAGTGGAACACACCATCACCGAGGAAGTTACGGGCATCGACATCGTACGCGCCCAGATCCTGATCGCAGAAGGCAAATCGCTCACCGCCGCCACGGGCGTTGCCTCGCAATATGACGTGAAACTCGACGGCCACGCGATCCAGTGCCGCGTGACGACCGAAGACCCCACCAACAATTTCATCCCCGACTATGGCCGCATCACCACCTATCGCTCGGCCACGGGCATGGGCATCCGCCTTGACGGCGGCACCGCTTATTCGGGCGCTGTGATCACGCGCTATTACGACAGCTTGCTGACCAAAGTGACCGCATGGGCGCGCACGCCAGAGGCCGCGATTGCCCGTATGGACCGTGCGCTGCGCGAGTTTCGTATTCGCGGCGTATCGACCAACATCGCCTTTGTAGAAAACCTGCTCAAACACCCGACCTTCCTCAACAATGAATACACCACCAAATTCATCGACGAGACGCCCGCGTTGTTTGATTTCAAACCACGCCGCGACCGTGCGACCAAAATCCTGACCTATCTCGCGGACATCTCCGTGAACGGCCACCCCGAAACGGTCGGGCGCAGCCAACCCGCCGCCGAAGCCCGCAAGCCCATCGCGCCCAAGGCCCACAATGCCGTGCCGCCCGCAGGCACACGTCAGCTGTTGGAGGCCAAAGGTCCACAGGCCGTGGCCGACTGGATGTTGGCGCAAAAACAACTGCTGATCACCGACACCACGATGCGTGACGGCCACCAGTCGCTTTTGGCCACGCGGATGCGCTCGATCGATATGATCAACGCCGCCCCCGCCTATGCCGCTAACCTGTCGCAACTGTTCTCTGTGGAATGTTGGGGCGGCGCGACATTCGATGTCGCCTATCGCTTCTTGCAGGAATGTCCGTGGCAGCGTCTGCGCGACATTCGCGAAAAGATGCCAAACATCATGACGCAAATGTTGCTGCGCGCCTCCAACGGTGTCGGCTACACCAACTACCCCGACAACGTGGTCCAGTCGTTCGTGGCACAGGCCGCCGATACCGGCGTCGATGTGTTCCGCGTGTTCGACAGCCTCAACTGGGTCGAGAACATGCGCGTGGCGATGGATGCCGTGCTTGAAAGCGGTAAGGTCTGTGAGGGCACGATTTGCTACACGGGCGACCTACTTGACCCGACCCGCCCGAAATATGACCTCAAATACTATGTCAAAATGGGTCAGGATCTCAAAGCCGCCGGTGCGCATATCCTTGGCCTCAAAGATATGGCGGGTCTGTTGAAACCGACCCAAGCCGCGATGCTGATCAAGGCGCTCAAGGACGAGGTCGGCCTGCCGATCCACTTCCACACCCACGACACTTCCGGCATTGCGGGCGCGACCATCCTTGCCGCCGCTGACGCAGGCGTGGACGCCGTAGACGTTGCTATGGACGCCTTTTCGGGCGGCACATCACAGCCGTGTCTTGGCTCCATCGTGGAGGCCACGCGGTTCTCCGAGCGCAACACGGGTCTGGATATTGCCGCGATCCGCGAAATGTCCAACTACTGGGAAGCCGTGCGCCACCAGTATTCCGCGTTTGAATCCGGCCTTGAGGCCCCCGCGTCCGAGGTCTATCTGCACGAAATGCCCGGTGGCCAGTTCACCAACCTCAAGGCACAGGCGCGTTCACTTGGCCTAGAGGAACGGTGGCATGAGGTGGCACAGGCCTACGCCGATGCCAACCAAGTGTTCGGTGACATCGTCAAAGTGACACCCTCCTCCAAAGTGGTGGGCGACATGGCGTTGATGATGGTCAGCCAAGGGTTGACCCGCGCCGATGTGGAAAACCCCAAGACCGAAGTGTCGTTTCCCGACAGCGTGATTGACATGATGCGCGGCAACCTTGGCCAACCTCCCGGTGGTTTCCCCGCCGCCATCGTGCAAAAAGTGCTCAAGGGCGAAAAGCCCAACGTCGAGCGCCCGGGCAAGCATCTCCCGCCTGTGGACCTTGAGGCGACCCGTGCCGAGCTATGCGCCAAATTCGAGTGCGACGAGATCGATAACGAGGATCTTAACGGCTACCTGATGTACCCGAAAGTCTACACCGACTACCGTGCGCGCCACGAAACCTACGGCCCTGTGCGCACCCTACCGACACAAAACTTCTTTTACGGTATGGAACCCGGTGAGGAGATTTCCGTCTCCATCGCCGAGGGTGTGACGCTCGAAATCCGCTGTCAGGCGATGTCTGAGGCCAACGAGGAGGGCGAGGTCAAAGTGTTCTTTGAACTCAACGGCCAACCGCGCACCGTGCGCGTGGCGGACCGCTCCGTGGCCGCGACCAAAGTCGCCCGTCCCAAAGCCGCGCTTGGCAATGCCGCCCATGTCGGCGCGCCGATGCCCGGCGTTGTGGCAACGATTGCGGTCACCGTGGGCCAAGAGGTCAAACAGGGCGATGTGCTGTTGACCATCGAGGCGATGAAAATGGAAACCTCGATCACCGCTGAGGCCGATGGCACCGTCAAGACGCTGCATGTCGGACCGGGGGACCAGATCGACGCAAAAGATTTGTTGGTCGAGTTCGAATAG
- a CDS encoding MAPEG family protein, which yields MLHITAIYAGLIGLFYTYVSLHVSLGRGASKISMGDGGQTDLNLRIRAHANFNEYAPLTLILLALAENQGAPTLVLHGAGLTLLATRGANFYGLTSANGYKVRYWGALATYVLLLILSLAVLGHAVM from the coding sequence ATGCTTCATATCACCGCCATTTACGCGGGCCTCATCGGTCTGTTTTACACCTATGTCTCGCTGCACGTCTCCTTGGGGCGGGGCGCGAGCAAAATCTCTATGGGAGACGGCGGGCAAACCGACCTTAACCTACGCATCCGCGCTCATGCCAATTTCAACGAGTACGCGCCACTTACGTTGATCCTGCTCGCTCTTGCAGAGAACCAAGGGGCGCCCACCCTTGTGCTTCATGGTGCGGGCCTCACACTTTTGGCAACACGCGGCGCGAACTTTTACGGGCTGACATCCGCAAACGGGTACAAAGTCCGCTATTGGGGAGCACTTGCGACCTACGTCTTGCTCCTCATATTGTCGCTGGCGGTCCTCGGACACGCGGTGATGTAG
- a CDS encoding response regulator transcription factor codes for MRILILNSESETSAQWARALGARGHSVSVCCIAEDAMQMLRNECFDLLIFDILVGEGSGLGVALLAEFHQPNCAAMLVSNFVPAFQQELFSRLSRLKVVIGRGSPVEDLVMFAESCVDEDARISLGAA; via the coding sequence ATGCGTATTTTGATTTTGAACAGTGAGAGTGAAACATCTGCACAGTGGGCTCGCGCGCTGGGCGCTCGGGGGCATTCGGTTTCCGTCTGTTGTATTGCCGAAGATGCAATGCAAATGCTGCGCAACGAGTGCTTTGATCTGTTAATCTTTGACATCCTTGTTGGCGAAGGCAGCGGGTTGGGTGTGGCGCTTTTGGCCGAGTTCCATCAGCCGAACTGTGCCGCGATGCTTGTCTCCAACTTTGTCCCTGCGTTTCAACAAGAGCTGTTTTCGCGTTTGTCGCGCCTCAAGGTCGTGATTGGGCGCGGCTCCCCCGTCGAAGATTTGGTGATGTTTGCGGAAAGCTGCGTCGATGAGGATGCGCGCATCTCGCTTGGCGCGGCGTAA